The DNA region ttcatACGTTTGGGGTCATGTCTGGAGCTACAGAGGAGGTTGCCACCGGTGCAGAGGTTAGTAACACTCATACACACTTTTATAGGTAGTCTGGATGATCATAGTATACGATTACTGCAGTAACATGTCTGTTCTGCAGGTagctgacctgctggtggccaTGTGCAGAGCCGCCCTTCAGTCTTCACGCAAGAGCATCATATTTAAACCGTACCCTTCTGTTGTTGATCCGTACAACCCCAAAACCTTGGCCTTTAGTCCTAAGGTATCAGCTGAACTAATCTAACTGACTTGATTTGTAATGGATTATtcaatttgtcatttctttatTCTGAAGAAATcgtgtattgttttgttttgtcatggcAGAGAAAGAGTTACGACAGGCTGCAAAAAGCTCTGGACAGCATCTTGCTGATCAGGAGGATGGCACAGGTGACTGATCTTAAAATAAACCCTACACTCGTGACACCATTTTCAAGATGCACGTCTGGTTCTCTGACGAATGTTTCCTGGACATTTTGTTATTCATATTAGAtggatgaaaatgtattttatcataTCCAGGGTCCATATTCTGAAATAAAGAAGCAGATGGACAAGACAGACCCTCTCGCTCATCCTTTACTGCAATGGTGAGTGAAACAATCTAAACCAGCATTTCActcatatttttattctattccaTAAACCTGATGTGTCATCAATCATCCGAATGTTTCTTAGATTCATatccaggtgtgtgtttgtatgtttgacAACAGGATTTTAGCGAGCAACAGATCACACATTGTCAAGCTTCCGCTGAACAGGGTACGATAGAGTAGTTGACAGTTAAAATCTGATGTCTTAACACAGTAGTCTTACGGTAGTAGTTCATTATTGGCAGCCAAATATTAGATGATATACTgtgttttatactttatatgAATTGTATTGTTGCtctcttgtttattttatttttcatcacgTGGTGCACAATAGCAACTTAAGTTCATGCACACGCCCCATCAGTTCCTGTTGATCAGCAGCCCTCCATCCAAAGAGGCTCGTTTTCAAACTGCCAAGAAACTTTATGGCAGCACCTTTGCCTTCCAGTGAGTAAAATCAAAGCTGAGACACTAACATAAAACCTTCATATCAAACACTGTATATGATCCCTGCTTCATATGCTTAGACcctattttctcttctttcagtgGTTCCCACATCGAAAACTGGCACTCCATTTTGAGAAATGGGCTAGTTAATGCCTCTTATACAAAATTACAGGtagagaatgaaaataattttgtatgtaaaatgttttgtattcttATTCTTAGTTAATTTAAGCCTTTAAATCTAATGTAATTTCACAGTGGATATTTCAACAGACTTTATCTCTATATTTTGTCAGACTTATATGAAGTGTAGTTATACCTATGAAACgttttaaattagattttaaattAACTCAAGTTTTCATTTGCTACAAACTTACATTTTTGGCCTGCTTCCTGTTTAAGCTTCATGGAGCTGCATATGGGAAAGGCATCTATCTGAGTCCTATCTCAAGCATATCATTTGGATATTCTGGTATGAATGCACacttaatctttttttcatAATACTCTGCATGCAAAATTACCTATTTATACAAAGATTACTATTACTTACTGATGCTAGCATGTTTTTGAAACATGTCTTCCCTCTTTTTTCAGAGATGGGTAAAGGGCAACACCAAATACCCACCAAAGAAGAACTCATAAAGAAATACAACCacataaacaaaatcaaacaggtAGATTCATTCACATTTGTCCAAAATCTGCCTGGATGCAATCCTTGCACTGTTTTATTGTATctcattctgtgttttcttcttgtcttaGGAACAGCCGGGGCAGGCCAGGTTTCTGCAAAACAGCAACCTAAACTGCATTGCTCTCTGTGAAGGTAAATTTCAGATAATACGTGCATGTTGATAAGACAAGGACTGATTTTGTGGCATTGTTGACAAAAGTCATCTGTATGTCTTGACAGTCATAACTTCAAAGGACCTTCAAAAACATGGGAACATTTGGGTGTGTCCGATATCCGACCATGTGTGCACACGTTTCCTCTTCGTGTGAGTGTAACACGAAGCAGCAGAGACGTAGCTTCCTGGAAAACCTTTCTGCCTCCCAGTATAATAAGAAATGTCCAGATTTTATTTCAGATCTCTACAATGTTCTGCTTTTGTCTTCCTCAGGTATGAGAACGGCCAGGTGGGAGATGTCGACATCAACACTCAGGAAGGCAGGATCCACAGGGAAATTTTACAAGTGGCCCAATTGCTTCAAAGCCGTGGTGAGGCTTAGAAGCAAGAAAAAACACTAACCGAGGATGAGTCTTACTTTGTTTGTGGCAAAATGTATTAcgttttgcttttatttatttgacaagtgaacataaaacaatgagctgcttGAACGCTTActcaaaagaaggaaaacaccACCACAAAACTGAAGAAGgcatctcttctttctgttgTCAATTGCAATGATATTAGATGGATGAAATTAGTTTGTTGTGTCACGTACCTGTCAAAGCTGGTTTTGCCTTATATCTTAATTTACAGTCTGGTGTAATTTAAATATGTGTCTACCACCAGTGTCATAACTCTGTACTGTAAgcatatattttatacatttttataaccaaacatttctaaaataaagttttaaaatatttgcttattttgttcAACAGAACAAAACTTTTTCCTTTTACTTGTTAATGCAGGTTGCCCACAGCCCGAAGGCccactttgttgtttgtgtaaTACGTGTGTTGTACCACAAGATGGAAGTGTAACCCATAACAACTACTTTCAGAGCCATAAACACTGCATGATTGTTATGTTTCGGCagttataatttataataaatgtcTGTAAGCAGAGACTGCTACAGATGTTTAAGTTAGACAGCATAGTGAGCACATTCAAAACTTGGGTGTTGACGTGAGCCTGTGTTATATTCTACTTGAGGGAAAAACAGCACTAGGCAACTGCATAACACACCAGATGTGTCACAGgagtcacacacaaaaataatcatTGAAATTGAGTTTTTTTGTGGCTCATAAGGGACTCCAGCCGTTATCCAAATGCTTTACCAATATTCTCTTGATGGGAATATATCCACTGATGAACAGTTAATGTGCATTTAATTGACATTCATGGCCAGTGGATTATTCTCCTGGGAACCAATTGTAATTTTCTCTGCACCACATCTTTGTGCTCATTGTTTGAGTCGGTGAATATCATGGGGTGCATACCATCCTGTGAGGCAGAAATGCACCATTATAACAGTGTACTGGTTCCATATGAGCCCCACAGCTGcctcctgacctcctcccttGGCTCAGCTCCTCTAAAGACAGCATCTAAGAAAACACCTCTGTTTGCATCTGGATACAGATCTTTTCTTACATGTTCTTATGGTTTTATGCAAGTTtggtaaaataaaagcagcagctccaAGGTATGTTTGTCCTTATAAATGTCATTGATTCAAAATAGGCAGAAAGTATGTAGCAAGCATTTTCTGGGTCAGCCCAGCGGGCGATGGACTAAAAGGAGGAGAACTGTGAAGTTGCTGTAACAGCCCAAAGGAAGACATTTCTCAAGGACCATATGGCTCTCTGATGATAGTGCATGTCTTAAAAAccatgatatactgtatgttgccacaactattatattattttcaattatttctACCCCACTGAGGTTGTAGTTTGGTGCAATATCTGCAAAAAGGCACATTAAGAATGTCAACAATCAAAACCAACTCGGTTAAAACAAAGGATTGTTTCAACTACACGCCTTGTTAAATCTCATTAACCCATGTTTATTCATCCATATAATTCAAGCAACCACATGGACAAATAAAATCTCTGAGCCCTCGAGGGTTTAACAAAAGCTTCCCTCCAAAACCAACAAACTAGAATGTGACAGACATTGTTAAATGTTGTATGTGCCTTTAAGAGCACTATGTCCCACGCTACATGTCTCTCTCTGAGCCTCATATGTGTTTGTTGGCATCAGCTGTCCTCAGCGCTGAATAGAGCAAGGACATCTTTTCCTTCACGTCAATGGGATTAGAGGAAGAAATACCCTCTTCACACTGCTGGCTGTCATCTCAGTGCTCAGAagacaaaatggaaatgcagtatgcacagaggacagaaagaagagcAAGATAAGTCACAAGTTTGGATTACATGGCTGGTCAGTTTTTAGTTCCTTATACTAAATTAACAAGAAACGTGTTTCCGATTTCGAGGGAGACATGCAAATAATCCGAGGCTGCGGGCTCCGAAACAGCATCCTGCGCTGTTATTTCACTGCTTTGTAAACAATGTATGAACCCAGGGGTCAGATGAAGAGTTCAAATGGTGCAAGCAGCACTGTAATGGAACTGCAGTCTGCTTCGTTCAACCCTGATGTTCcatcttcatctttgtctcCAAAACTTGGCCAGAGCAACTTCAGGAGAGTCAGCCGCACAGAGGACAGCAGCCCCTACCCGATCCCGGGCCTAGCAGCAGACATCCTGCACATGCGAGTGAAAGAAGGAAGCAAGATCCGCAATTTGCTGCGGTTTGCAACAGCTCGCATGCAAGGGGAGGGAAAAGGCAGCGATGGGGCATCACTGAGACAGGTGGTCTTCACTGGCTCAGGTAGAGGAGTCACCAAGACCATCACCTGTGTGGAGATTCTGAAACGTAAGGTGGGAGAGCTCCACCAGGTGTCCAAGCTCTACTACAAGACGGTGAATGAGGTCTGGGAGAATCCACAAGCGGGAGCACCAGGTATAACCATGCAGAGGACAGTCCCTGCTATCTGTATCCTGCTCTCTAAAGACCCTCTGGATCCCCAGGAGCCTGGATACCAACCCCCCCAAACCCCGGGTGTTTCcacagaggatgcagagagagGTAGAGCTCTGCTCAGGCCAGCTCACAGTCCCTCCTCACAGTACACAGCCAAGAGAGTCTGCCTGGACGACTGGAGTTCATGTTCTCCATGAACGTCTGACTGCATCATGAGAAATATCAGAGAATGAACATATGTTATTTTATCATGTCTTTTTAGCAGCATCAACTTTGCCTAAAATATGAAATACCTCTGAATTTCAACTTTTATATTGTAATTATATTGTTTATGGAAGTTATTCCGCCACAAAAGCTAAAAAATGCCTCTgcctctcatttcattttctaaaattCATAATCTACTCTGAATGATGTGTAGCAATACATGTGCATGTTGAAATTCAAATCTGTCTTTTGCAACACTTAGTACCTTTGTTATGAAAACTAATATGTGTTTAAATGATTATTAGCAGCAATATAAATGATCACATTGTTAGTTAATTATTAGTAATATCAGAGCTTATTCTGatgaaaaagcaacaaagcaCTGGAAAGGTAGAAAAAGTTGATCACGGTCATTGTAAATATGAACATCAAGGTCTTCATtctgttctccttttttttcatgtacatTATCATGGGTCATAGGACCAGAATGTTTTGATTAAGGGTTGATTTTCATAATGATGCCGTCTATTTATGGATGTAACATCACTGGAATAAAAAACGCATCTCTTTGCTACTATGATATTTTCGGCTGTGTTGGAGAGAGTATACGCatcttttatttgaattaaagtagaaataccatTATAGAAAagaagcagtttgtgtttgtgggttaCAATCTGACCTCTAAAACATGCCATCTGGAAGACTTTTAATTCTGCATTATagtgaaatgcaacaaaaataaTGGTATCCAACACCACAAGCTTTGGGACTATTTAACTCCCATTCTGTCACTGTCATCCTGACAGAGTATAGCCTGTAAGCAACCCTTACTGAAAAATCTGATATTGCTTTTTggactagtgtgtgtgttacttatTAGTGGGGTCATACGTGAGGGAATACACAGGTTAATTCAATTTGGTGTCTTGCTGCAACTGCATTATTTCTTTGGCATCCTACTAAAATATATCCCATGATTACTGAACTTTTCTATGAGAATAATAATGCATGTATGAACATTGATCCATTTTCCATTAGGGGCAACTCGtcttaaaataaagacagaaaaataataaaaatgttgtgcACTTTACAGTATTATTTTGAGGTCAAAGTCAGACCCAGTAGGTCAACAAAAAAGACTAAACATCAATGAGCTGCAGTTAGCA from Enoplosus armatus isolate fEnoArm2 chromosome 6, fEnoArm2.hap1, whole genome shotgun sequence includes:
- the rpp25a gene encoding ribonuclease P protein subunit p25a, which codes for MYEPRGQMKSSNGASSTVMELQSASFNPDVPSSSLSPKLGQSNFRRVSRTEDSSPYPIPGLAADILHMRVKEGSKIRNLLRFATARMQGEGKGSDGASLRQVVFTGSGRGVTKTITCVEILKRKVGELHQVSKLYYKTVNEVWENPQAGAPGITMQRTVPAICILLSKDPLDPQEPGYQPPQTPGVSTEDAERGRALLRPAHSPSSQYTAKRVCLDDWSSCSP